The Bacteroidota bacterium nucleotide sequence AATTTCTGTTTTACCAAGCAACCTCAGCCATTCCGCCATATCGGCCTTCAATTGTATTCCATTCACAGAAATAATTTCATCGCCAACAGAAAGCCCGGCTTTCTCTGCAGGAGAATGGTAATAAATTTCGGAAACTCTCGTGGCGCCATTCGGCTCCGTGATCTTGAATCCGAAAAGATCTTCGTGCGGCCTGCGCGAATGTGCAAACTCCAGTTCACAACCGATCACAGCGAACGCTTCCCGCAGGACAGGTTCATAATCATTTGCTTTGTAGAAAAAATTATTCCAGTAATAGGAAAAATCTGCACCTGACGTTTCTTCAACGAGTTTTTTGTAATCTGCCTCCGTGTATCCCCGTCCTTTCAATGCAAAATCAGTCCAGAGTTTTCTCATCACATCATCGAGCGATTTTTTTGCTGAAGTATTTTTCCGGATGAAAATATCGGTGACAAAAGCAAGCAAACATCCTTCATGATAAATAGAAGTCTTTCTGTGTGGAGCGCCCGGAACATATCCGTCGAGCCAGGTGTCGAATGAAGATTCCGCTACGGAAAGAAAATAGCGAGCGTGACTTTCAAAATGTTTCTGCATGCGCTCATGAAAAGCAGGCCAGAATTCCTCTTCCGTCCAAACACCGGATCGCAACAGAAGATAATCGCCATAATAAGTAGTCACACCTTCGCACACATACCCGAGGCGCGAATAATTTTCTTTCGTGTAATCATAAGGAAGCATTTCCGCAGGGCGAATGGATTTTATATTCCACGCATGGAATAATTCATGGCAACTCACACCGAGAAATTCATTGTAAACTTCGCCCATCAGTTTGTGAGCCGGGCCGAGTGCGATTACTGTTGATGCGGTATGCTCCACACCATGATGAATGCGCTGGGGCATCACCTGGAAAAGAAAATGATAATGTTCCGATGGAAAAGTTTTGTAAATGCACATCTGCTCATTGATGAAAATAAAAAAATCGGAAATAACAGATGACCATTCCGGTTTGCTCACACCCTGGAACCAGAGGTGGAATTCAACTCCGTCGAGAATAAAATAATTATGCTTGATGGTCGGTGAAGAAATGAACGGACTATCGGCAAGCTCATCGAAATTCTTTGCAAAAAGTTTTTTTTCTCCGTCCTTTTTTAACGCACAAGCCGTTTTCCATCCGTCCGGAATTTTCAATTCAACAGAACATTCTTCATTGATACGATCAGGAATATAAACGCAGCAGTTCACCGGATTGACATACAACTGCGAATCGTCGAGAAAAGTGGAACCTGCATTCAGTTCCGATGCAAAATATTCATAAGTGATCTTCAGCCGCTTCACACCTTTCGTCTTCAATTCCCATTTGTCTTTTGTGATCTTCATTGCAGAAATTTCTTTCCCCTCTTCATTCCATGCCTGAAAATTTCTCACATTCTTTGCAAAATTTCCGAGCTCATAACGCCCCGGCCTCCACGACGGAAGCTGAATGTAAGTGGCCTCACCGCTTATGTTTTCTGCAGTGATCTCAAAATTGATATAACGTGTGGACGGATACTGGAATGAAAGTTTGTAATTCACAGAAAATATTTTGAAAATAATTCAGGATGATCAGCAAACACGGTACACCCAATCGTGGGGATCAGTAATTCTGCCGCGACGAATACTATCGAGTGTCTTTCCGACTTTTTTCGAGAACGACAGATCCGTCAACGCAGGTAATTTAAAATCTGCTCCTTCATAACCGATGTGAGAAATATGCGCAATGGTTGCTGCAGTTCCGGTACCGAATGCTTCCGTGAGTTTTCCGCTTTTCAATCCTTCCTGAACTTCGTCAATGGAAACACGGCGTTCTTCCACCGGCAGATTCCAGTCGCGCGCGAGCGTGAGTACACTATCGCGAGTAATGCCCGCGAGAATGGTATCGCTTAAATTCGGTGTGATCAGTTTTCCATCAATGACAAACATGAGATTCATTGTTCCCGATTCTTCTACGTATTTATGTTCTCTACCGTCAGTCCATATCAACTGATCATAACCGTCTTTTCTTGCAAGCGCAGAAGGATAAAGTGAACGTCCATAATTTCCGGAAGCTTTCACAAAACCTACTCCACCTTCTACAGCGCGGAAAAAAGTTTTCTCCACTTTCACTTTGAGCGGATGATCGTAATAGGCGCCGACCGGTGAAGCAATAATGAGAAACATATAACTGTCGGATGGCTTTACACCAATGTAATCGTCGGTAGCAATGAGAAATGGCCTTACATAAAGTGAACGTCCGTCACCAGCAGGAACCCAGTTCTGATCAAGACGCAATAATTCAACAAGTCCTTCCATGAAAATTTCTTCCGGCACATCAGGCATCGCCATTCTCCTGGCGGAAACATTCAAGCGTTTCTGATTTTCTATTGGGCGAAACAAAAGCACTCTTCCGGAATCAGAGCGATACGCTTTCATTCCTTCGAAAATAGATTGTCCGTAATGCATCATGGAACTTGCCGGGCTCAGCATAAGTTCTCCGTACGGGCGTATGCGCGGGCGCACCCACCTGCCCTCGTGATATTCTGCAAGGAACATGTGATCGGAAAAAACTTTTCCGAATGGGAGATTATTAATATCGAGTCCGGGAAGACGGGAATGAGCAGTTTTCTGGATATCGAGCTTAAGGGTTGCGGTGCTCATAAATTTCCGAATTGAATTATTTCGTGGGAGATGTGTTCTTGACAAATATGCCAATTAATTTTCGTTGAAATTGACGTTTCATGAGTGAAATTCGACAGAGGCATGGATATTGCTGACAAACGATTAATTTTAGTGCTGATAATGATGAAAAGGAATTCAACCCTGCTTTATACGATGATCCTTGTCGTAATGTTCGCCTGCGGATGCGGAGGTTGTCATCATTCTACAAAGTCTCCGGGAGCCGATAAAAAATATGCACCGTGCCATTGCAGTGACCAGTTTTGAGTCGTGAGTGATGATTGTTTTTACATTAGAGAATTCTATTTGTCCCAACCCATTACTCCTAACTCAATACGCATAACTCCTAACCCATTACCTTTACATCATGTCACTCATCAAAGCATCCGGAATAAAAAAATCTTATGGCGATCTGCATGTTCTTCGCGGCATCGATATGGAAATTTCTAAAGGAGAGATCGTTTCTATTGTAGGAGCAAGTGGCGCAGGAAAAACTACTTTACTTACTATTCTCGGCACACTCGACCGCGCTGATGAAGGAAAACTGATCATTGACGGGGAAGAACTGAATAAGCTGAATGGAAAAAATATTTCATCGTTCCGCAACAGGAAGATCGGTTTTGTTTTCCAGTTCCATCACCTGCTTCCTGAATTTTCTGCGCTCGAGAATGTGTGCATGCCTGCGTACATTGCCGGAACTTCAAAACCTGAGGCAGAAAAAAAAGGAAAAGAACTCCTGGCCATGCTCGGACTTTCTGAAAGAGAAACACACAAACCATCTGAGCTTTCCGGCGGTGAACAGCAGCGTGTGGCTGTAGCGAGGGCGCTCATCAATGATCCTGCTGTAATTTTCGCTGACGAACCTTCCGGGAATCTTGATTCTGCAACTTCAAAAGGCCTGCATGAATTATTTTTTCATTTGAGAAAAGAACTGGGACAAACTTTTGTGATCGTCACACACAATGAAGAACTGGCGCGTATGGCCGATCGCAAATTAACCATCAGGGATGGAATCATCATGTGATAATTTGCAAATGAGTCAATGGAGTTCTATCATGAAAAAACTATTTCCATTCATTTTTCTTTTTTTTCTGACAACTCTTTCCTCGTGCAAAAAAAATCCGGATACGACGATGACCTTTCACATCAGCAACAACACCGGCGGATCGTACGTGATCAACATGACGAGTCAATTCAAAAGTGATGTGGAAAGTTCTTCCGCTTCCACATTCGATAAAAGCATTACCCTTTCCGGAGAAAATAATGTGCACGCTTCCAACTGGCAATGCCACGTTACGAACAGCAATAATCTTTCTTCGCACATTTCAATCACTTTGACTTTCGATAATGGAACTCCGCATACGTGTTCCGATACCACTCACGCCGATCTCTGGTGCCAGGGGCAATGAATTCGAAAATTTGAGATTACTGTTTTTTGATTGCAACAATGTCGAATTTCAAATCTTCAAATCATTAAATGACCAGGGACCACACCTTTCGGAGCAGTCCCTGTCGTAAAAAAATTGCAGACCGATAAGCCGGGTTCTGTTTCTTCCTGAGAACAAGTCTCTGAAAGCTTCCGTCATTTCTCTGCTCCCGACATTACTGTCGGGATGTAGCAACCTACCCATCACGTCCCTTCGACAAGCTCAGGGGGCAGCGAACAACTGCGCTATCGTGACTTATTTGGTTTTTCAACACCCGGGGTTTACCAGAACATCTGTCGCCAGATGCGCAGTGCGCTCTTACCGCACTTTTTCACCCTTACTTCCCGAAGCCGAACTTCAGCAAGCGGTTTACTTTTCTGTGGCACTTTCCATAATGAAACATTTCTGTTTCATCTCTTCCCGTTAGGAAGCGGATCGTTCTGTGTTGCCCGGACTTTCCTCTGCTCATTGCTGAACAGCGACGGAATAGTCTGCGTTGCAAAATTAAGAATGATAAATGATAAATGATGAATTATTTTGCTCGCGGTAAATTGGGTTCAATGCATTTTTGTTGCGTTCATAAAGAACAACATTGAATGTTAAACAGACGCTCAAAACAATTCTACTTCCGTTGCACCGAATCCGTATCGCTGAAATGATGCGTCGTGAAAACGAATTCCCTTGTGGTGGGATAATAATTTTCTCACCTCGCTTTTGAGCCGGCCGTTGCCCACTCCGTGAATGAAAATGATACGTTGTAATTTCTGCGCGATGGCTTCGTCGAGTTCCTGCTGCACTTTTTTAAGTTGAATGTCGATAAGCTGTGCATTGTTCATTCCACTGTAATTATCGATCAATTCCTCGATGTGAAGATCAATTTCTTTTTCACTGAATTGATTTTTCTGATGAGGAATAGAAATTTTCCCGGCAGAGATCCGTTGTTCTTTTTCTTTCAGCATCCGGTCAATGTCTTTCTGGGTGACGACCACATTTTCCATTTTATTTTCTTCTTCCATCACTTCCACTTCTGAAATCCATGCACGATTCTCCGTCAGTTCGTTTTCGGTGAATGTAGAATCCCTGAAGAATTTAACGCCGGAAAGTTTCAGCACATCAGAAACCGGGTCGTGATGTTCGTACTGATCTCCACTGAAAAATAAAATATCGGTTTTCAATTGCCCCCAATCGCCTATTTGCTGCGGAGTATATTTTTCCATCTCAAATTCTGTGTGCGGGCGCATTGCGCCTGACTCCATGCACACCCACCCGCGCCCGTGCCTGAGCGAGAGCGTGAAGAAAATATCGTAGGTTGTATTATTACACAACGCCACTGCAATTTTTCCCGCCGAAGGGAAATGCTGGTTTTCCGGTATGAATGCTAAATAGATCCCTTCAGGATAGTTCAACGTTCCTTGTTCAAGGTTCAATGCTCGCGTTTCATTTTCATGTTGAACCTGGAACTTTAAACCTTCAACATCCGGGCTTTCACCTGTTTTTTCTATGGGTGAATCCGGCACAAGTTGATTCAACGGATATTCATACTGAAAACCATCTTCGATCTCCACAACAGCCATGGAAGAGCTGATGATCTTTTTGATCACGCCCCCTCCTTTCTCATTGAGGAAACGGACTTTATCGCCGGTGTGTAAATTCATTGGAGGAGGATTACAGATTTACTACGAGAATACAGATTACAGATCTAAACGGATTTACAGAGCGAAAACTACTCATTCTCTGCATAACTTATTTTCACTCTTAACTCATAACTCATCGCTTATAACTTTCCAATCTTCTTCAAAACACGTTCATACTTTTCGATATAAGTTTCAACCGTTATCTTCTTCGCGAGATCGGCGAACAGTTTGAACGGAATGTCGTCCAATTTTTTCAAACGGACACAACTCTTGCCCATGTCAAGTTTTCCTTTCGATTGTTTCTTGTATTCATCCCGGAACCATTTCAGCAATTTCGAATCCATGTACAAGCCCATGTGGTAAACTGCGAGAAAATTTTTCTGCGAAGCTATGCTCACAAGTCCCAATGGAGTTCCGGGTGAAACATGATAACCTTTAGGATAAGTGGAAAGCGGAATACAATACGTGATCATTCCGTAAGCCATACTTTCTTTATAACCCTCAGGCAGATTTTTTCTGAACGCATTACGTAATTCGGCAAATACTTTTTTCCGGTCAGCAGGAAGTGATTCAATATATTCTTCGGGCGTTGATGCGTTCGATCTCATAGAATTGTTTTTAAGGGCATCTCTAATAACTTCGAACTGCTGCGTTGGGCTATGTCCTCAAAATCCTCATTTACGAATAGTAAATTCCGGTTTTTCGGGCTTGCCCGCCTTGCATTTCTGTGTTTTTAGAGATGCCCTTAATAAAATTACCCCATTCTTTTATTATTCAGCAATGAATAAATCCCGGTATCGAAGAATTTTCCATTGTAAAAATAATTCTCTTTGAAATGCGCTTCTTTTACGAAATTGAATTTTTGAAGCAGGTGAATGGAAACTTCATTCAGCGGATTCACATTCGCCTCAATGCTGTGCAACTTCATCACTTCAAAACCAAAAGCAATAACCCGCTGTATGGCTTCCGAAGCGAAACCTTTATTCCAGTATTCCGAAAAAAGCTGGTAACCGATCTCTGCACGATGATGTTGCGGATTGGTTTTATGAAAACTAATATTGCCGATCAGTTTTTTACTGTCCTTCTCCTTCATTGCCCAGGAGATGACTTCGTTGTTTGAAATTCCATGATCTATTTTACCAATGAGTTCGTGGATCTCTTCCACCGAAGCGGGCGCATCTCGTTCAAGATATTTTCTTCCTTTCGTTTCACAACGCATCCTGAACATCTCTTCGGCATCTTCTTTCACGATCCTGCACAACACCATTCTTTCAGTATGCAACACAGGAAATTCAGAAAAATCGAACTGCAACATCTGAAAATATTATTTCGGCTGATGAACTTTCAGAACACTTTCATAAAGTTCTTCATACATCGGTAAAATATTCCGGATGTCGAATTTTTTTGCCTGGTCGTGCGCCTGTTTTTTGAAGAGCTGAAGATTTTTTTCATCCGAGAGAATTTTCACTGCATTCTTCGCCATATCCTCCACATCACCCACATTACTCGTGTAACCCGAAAATCCATTCACATTCACTTCCGGCAATCCTCCGGTATTTGTGGAGATCACCGGAACATTGGAAGCCATCGCTTCAAGCGCGGCCAAACCGAAACTTTCTGTTTCCGATGGAAGAATAAAAAGATCGGCAATAGCAAGCACTTCATTCGGATACTGCACTTTTCCCAATGAAATAATGTCATCGCATGTTTTCAGTTCGCGGCAGAGTTTTTCAATGTTCGCGCGCTCGGGACCATCGCCCACGAGGATTAGTTTCACTTTTACTTCCTTTCGCACTTTTGCAAAAACACGCAACACATCTTCCACGCGTTTCACTTTCCGAAAATTGGAAACGTGCACAATGAGTTTTTCACCGTTCGGCGCGAAAATATTTTTTTTACACTGATCTGTTTCCACTCCGTAATCTTCGAGACAAATAAAATTCGGGATCACTTCAATTTCACGATCCACTTTAAAATATTTGTACGTATCCCTTTTCAAACTTTCAGAAACGGCGGTCACTGCATTCGAATGATTGATGGCGAATGTAATCACGGGCTCGAAGGACGAATCCCGGCCAACAAGTGTAATGTCTGTTCCGTGCAGCGTGGTAATGAATGGCAATGAAATTCCTTTGTCTTTCAAAATCTGTTGCGCAACGTACGCAGCACTCGCGTGCGGAATCGCGTAATGCACGTGAAGCAGATCGAGTTTTTCATTCTTCACCACGTCCACCATACGACTGCTCAGAACAAGTTCGTAGGGCTGGTAATCGAACAGCGGATAATCGGAAACGGAAACTTCGTGATAGAAAATATTTTCAGTGAACGAATCGAGACGCACCGGCTGACTGTAAGTAATGAAATGAACCTGGTGCCCTTTTTTTGCGAGCGCTTTTCCGAGTTCAGTTGCTACAACACCTGATCCGCCGAAAGTAGGATAACAGACTATGCCAATTTTCATAGGTGAAGATTACAGATAGTACAGAAATACAGATTACGAAAGTTGCGGAATTTCAAGTGTTGCTTTGCAAAGATACACAGGATTGAATCGTATTTTTCTTTTTGGTGTGGTCGTTTTCATTACAAAATTATTTTAAAAAACAAAAGCAAGATCGACATGTCCCCATCCATGCGATCGGCCCGTTCGGAATTCCGGTGAAATAAACTGGTCGGAAAATTCGAGGTGAATTTTTTTCACTGCAAAACCAATTCCTCCTCCCAGCTGAAAAACTCCGCGTGTGAGATCATCTGCACTGATCACGTATGCATTTCCGGGATTCAGAAATCCGCCGCGCAATGTTCCATCGTACGCAACAACTCTTGCTTCTGCATTTGTAAAAATCCAGCATTGCACACGTTGCGATCTTCCCGGCGAATCAAAATAATCATTCATGAAACCAATGCGGTCGAGAATTCCTATTCCTGCATAATCATTCACTGTGCCTGCGTGCAAAGATCCATAACCGATGAGTTCCTCACGTCCGCGCCGCTCTTTGAAAACATCATACGGTTGCGAGCGGCGAATGAGTTCCTTCTGAACTATGAGCGAATAATTGAGCATCAAAGCATTTTTCACCTGGTATTGCCATCCATGAGGTTCCGGGTTGTTCGTGCATTGATGAATGAATTTCTGCGATTCATATCCGTATGCTGCCGGGCCCAATACACCAATATCAATTTCACTTTTCATCCGTATTTCTTTTTCTGTGTTCGCCGAATTCCTGTCCAGCCCGAGGTAAAGTGTTCCCGCAAATGGACGATCACCGCGAAGAATAGTATCCGAGTGAATACTTGTAGGCGTAAATCCCTGCTGGCCATACAAGATTCCGAACGACTCATCATTTCCATTGCTGCATTTCAATAAAATTTTTGACAACGGATTTTTTTT carries:
- a CDS encoding lipid A deacylase LpxR family protein encodes the protein MSYFVSFAVKKIKFILLLSTLACVHVPVRSQNSDSSAPALLRSLNIRYDNDVFVQTDYYYTQGSFIEMNFPFLKKNPLSKILLKCSNGNDESFGILYGQQGFTPTSIHSDTILRGDRPFAGTLYLGLDRNSANTEKEIRMKSEIDIGVLGPAAYGYESQKFIHQCTNNPEPHGWQYQVKNALMLNYSLIVQKELIRRSQPYDVFKERRGREELIGYGSLHAGTVNDYAGIGILDRIGFMNDYFDSPGRSQRVQCWIFTNAEARVVAYDGTLRGGFLNPGNAYVISADDLTRGVFQLGGGIGFAVKKIHLEFSDQFISPEFRTGRSHGWGHVDLAFVF
- a CDS encoding PDZ domain-containing protein; translated protein: MNYKLSFQYPSTRYINFEITAENISGEATYIQLPSWRPGRYELGNFAKNVRNFQAWNEEGKEISAMKITKDKWELKTKGVKRLKITYEYFASELNAGSTFLDDSQLYVNPVNCCVYIPDRINEECSVELKIPDGWKTACALKKDGEKKLFAKNFDELADSPFISSPTIKHNYFILDGVEFHLWFQGVSKPEWSSVISDFFIFINEQMCIYKTFPSEHYHFLFQVMPQRIHHGVEHTASTVIALGPAHKLMGEVYNEFLGVSCHELFHAWNIKSIRPAEMLPYDYTKENYSRLGYVCEGVTTYYGDYLLLRSGVWTEEEFWPAFHERMQKHFESHARYFLSVAESSFDTWLDGYVPGAPHRKTSIYHEGCLLAFVTDIFIRKNTSAKKSLDDVMRKLWTDFALKGRGYTEADYKKLVEETSGADFSYYWNNFFYKANDYEPVLREAFAVIGCELEFAHSRRPHEDLFGFKITEPNGATRVSEIYYHSPAEKAGLSVGDEIISVNGIQLKADMAEWLRLLGKTEIEFVVTSGNRTQAIKMKSDGTHYYSDPRVKRTATADETMKMHWKSWSGRPF
- a CDS encoding GNAT family N-acetyltransferase; the protein is MLQFDFSEFPVLHTERMVLCRIVKEDAEEMFRMRCETKGRKYLERDAPASVEEIHELIGKIDHGISNNEVISWAMKEKDSKKLIGNISFHKTNPQHHRAEIGYQLFSEYWNKGFASEAIQRVIAFGFEVMKLHSIEANVNPLNEVSIHLLQKFNFVKEAHFKENYFYNGKFFDTGIYSLLNNKRMG
- a CDS encoding branched-chain amino acid aminotransferase; the encoded protein is MSTATLKLDIQKTAHSRLPGLDINNLPFGKVFSDHMFLAEYHEGRWVRPRIRPYGELMLSPASSMMHYGQSIFEGMKAYRSDSGRVLLFRPIENQKRLNVSARRMAMPDVPEEIFMEGLVELLRLDQNWVPAGDGRSLYVRPFLIATDDYIGVKPSDSYMFLIIASPVGAYYDHPLKVKVEKTFFRAVEGGVGFVKASGNYGRSLYPSALARKDGYDQLIWTDGREHKYVEESGTMNLMFVIDGKLITPNLSDTILAGITRDSVLTLARDWNLPVEERRVSIDEVQEGLKSGKLTEAFGTGTAATIAHISHIGYEGADFKLPALTDLSFSKKVGKTLDSIRRGRITDPHDWVYRVC
- a CDS encoding ABC transporter ATP-binding protein is translated as MSLIKASGIKKSYGDLHVLRGIDMEISKGEIVSIVGASGAGKTTLLTILGTLDRADEGKLIIDGEELNKLNGKNISSFRNRKIGFVFQFHHLLPEFSALENVCMPAYIAGTSKPEAEKKGKELLAMLGLSERETHKPSELSGGEQQRVAVARALINDPAVIFADEPSGNLDSATSKGLHELFFHLRKELGQTFVIVTHNEELARMADRKLTIRDGIIM
- a CDS encoding DUF1801 domain-containing protein, which gives rise to MRSNASTPEEYIESLPADRKKVFAELRNAFRKNLPEGYKESMAYGMITYCIPLSTYPKGYHVSPGTPLGLVSIASQKNFLAVYHMGLYMDSKLLKWFRDEYKKQSKGKLDMGKSCVRLKKLDDIPFKLFADLAKKITVETYIEKYERVLKKIGKL
- a CDS encoding DUF2027 domain-containing protein is translated as MNLHTGDKVRFLNEKGGGVIKKIISSSMAVVEIEDGFQYEYPLNQLVPDSPIEKTGESPDVEGLKFQVQHENETRALNLEQGTLNYPEGIYLAFIPENQHFPSAGKIAVALCNNTTYDIFFTLSLRHGRGWVCMESGAMRPHTEFEMEKYTPQQIGDWGQLKTDILFFSGDQYEHHDPVSDVLKLSGVKFFRDSTFTENELTENRAWISEVEVMEEENKMENVVVTQKDIDRMLKEKEQRISAGKISIPHQKNQFSEKEIDLHIEELIDNYSGMNNAQLIDIQLKKVQQELDEAIAQKLQRIIFIHGVGNGRLKSEVRKLLSHHKGIRFHDASFQRYGFGATEVELF
- the bshA gene encoding N-acetyl-alpha-D-glucosaminyl L-malate synthase BshA, producing the protein MKIGIVCYPTFGGSGVVATELGKALAKKGHQVHFITYSQPVRLDSFTENIFYHEVSVSDYPLFDYQPYELVLSSRMVDVVKNEKLDLLHVHYAIPHASAAYVAQQILKDKGISLPFITTLHGTDITLVGRDSSFEPVITFAINHSNAVTAVSESLKRDTYKYFKVDREIEVIPNFICLEDYGVETDQCKKNIFAPNGEKLIVHVSNFRKVKRVEDVLRVFAKVRKEVKVKLILVGDGPERANIEKLCRELKTCDDIISLGKVQYPNEVLAIADLFILPSETESFGLAALEAMASNVPVISTNTGGLPEVNVNGFSGYTSNVGDVEDMAKNAVKILSDEKNLQLFKKQAHDQAKKFDIRNILPMYEELYESVLKVHQPK